The Bradyrhizobium sp. CCGB01 genome segment CCTGCGCCTGGAGGATTGCCTCCTGCCGCGTGCCGCGATGATCGGCGCCGGTGAAGGTCACCTTGCGCGCTCCACCAACGGAGGCATTGTTCAACGTGTTGCCTGCCTCGATCAGATTGGCCCGCGTGATCGGCTTGCCGCTGTCGACCAGCGCGCCGAAAATGGCGCCGAACAGTGCGGCGTTGCTCCAGCCGTTCAGGCCGAACACGCCGACCGGATCGTTCGGATAGTATTTGGTTACGGCCTCACGATAGGCCTTGATCTCGGGCTCGGCGCTATCGACCGGCAGCAGCCACGAGGAGAAGTAGACGCCGTTGAGGAGATCGCCGGTCAGCTTGTAGGTCGCGGGATCCGCGGTGAAGAACGGCGCAAACCAGGTGAGCTTGACGCCCTGCCGGTCGGCCGCCTTCAGCGCGGCCGCGAGATTGGCGTTGGAGCCGAACAGGATCGCCGCCTGGGCCTCGGAATTGGCGACGCGGCGGATGTGCGGCGTGAAGTCGGTGGTCTTCACCTCGAACGGAACCGACTCCGCCGGCGTGAGCTTGTTCGCCTCCATGAAGAGATCGAAGCCGCGCTTTGCCGAGCGGCCGAGTTCGTCGTTCTCCCACAGCAGTGCGATCTTCTTCAGCTTGAGGTCGTTGACCGCGAACTCGGCGTTCGAGGCCGCGGACCAGCCGTAGTCGGGCAGCAGCGGAAAAATGTTCGGCTCGGCGAAGAACGCGCTGGCGCCGCCGATCGGCCCGATCATGGCGAGGCCGCTCTCCTTGGCAAAGGGGATGACCGCGACGTTGGTCGCCGTGCCGACCGCGGCGACGAGCCCGAAGATGTGGTTGTCCTCGACGAGGCGACGAACCGCGGCGACGCTGCGGGCGGGATCGTAACCGTCATCGAGGGTCACATAGTTGATCTTCCAGCCCTTGATGCCGCCGGCCTCGTTGACGCTCTTGAAGTAGGCGTCCGCCGCATGGGTCAGGATCGCGTAGAACGGGACCGGCCCCGTGACCGGCGTGAACCCGCCGATGGTGATGGTCTTGGCGGCGGCATCGACACCGATCTCGTCCGCAAGGAGCGAACTGCCGGGATAGGCTGACGCCAACGCAGCCGCGCCCGAGAGTTTTAGAAAATCTCGCCGTTTCATGAGCCCTCCCCGATATCTGTTTTTATGCATCGATCTCTATAGGGAGGAACTGATCAGGTCAAGATAAAATGCATTATGCATTATGTCGCGCCAATACTCCCCAAGATCTGCTCGGCGCGGCGGATGACGGGCGCGTCGATCATCTTGCCGTCGAGCGCCACGGCAGCGCCGCCTCCTCCTTCAGCGGCCGCCATCACACGACGCGCCCAATCGAGCTCGTCGGTCGTCGGCAGGAAGGCTTCGTTGACCAGCTTGACCTGCGCCGGGTGGATGCAGAGCTTGGCGCCGAAGCCCAGCGCCCTGGCGCGGCCGACCGCAGCGCCGAAGGCCACGGGATCCGCCCATGACGTCGTCACGCCGTCGATCGGAGGTGCGAGGCCTGCAAGCCGCGATTCCAGGACGATCTGGAGCCGGACGGGATCGAGCTCCTGTGCGGTCTCGGTCACGCCGGAATCGATTCCGAAATCGAGGTTGCCGAAGGCGAGCTGCGCTACCAGCCCGCTTTTGCCGATACTCCTGAGCTCCGCGTAGCCTTTGACGGTCTCGATCAGCGCAATGATCCGGCACGGCCCGTCGAGCGATCCGACGAGGCGATTGAGCGCTGCGGGCTCGGATTTCGGCAGCATCAGCCTGGTCACGCCGGCGCTTCGTATCATCTCCATGTCGGCGGCAAAGAAGGTGCTATCCGCACCGTTGACGCGCACGATCGCATCGGCCCGCCCCGACCACTCCATCACGGAGCGGCGCGCAGCCGCTTTGTCGGCCGGCGCGACCGCATCCTCGAGATCGAGGATGACCTGATGGGCACCTGACGCGACCGCCTTGTCGAACCGCTCGGGACGGTTCGCCGGGACAAACAGGAAGGAGCGAGACAAAAGGCTGGACATTGCGGATTAACCTCGATTATGCATAATGCATTATCGTTTGTACTTCTACCCTCCTCGGTGAGGCGCGTCTATGGTAGTCGCGGGCAAATCGGTCAGGGGCAGCGGCATCCAATGGAATATCGGACGAAAGAGGAGCAGGTCGCCGACTTCCTCCGCGAGGGCATCCTCTCCGGGAGGCTGCCGCGGGGTGCCCGGCTGAAGCAGACCGAAATCGCGCAAGAGCTCAAGATCAGCATCACCCCGGTTCGCGAGGCGCTGAAGCTGCTCGAGGCCGAAGGCTATCTTTCGAGCGACTCCTACCGCGGCGCGACGGTGGCGCCATTCGACGTCGAGGCGTCCACCGAGATTCTGAGACTGAGGATCACGCTCGAGACCCAGCTGGTCGAAAGCGCCGTGCGCAACATCACCGCCGAGGAGATCGCCGAACTGCGCGAACTGGCCCGGCAGTTCGAGCAGGCCGCGCTTGCCGATGACAGCACCGCGGCACGCGGCATCAACTACCGATTCCACCGGCGAATGTATGATTTTGCCCGGCTGCCGAAGACGCTGCATTTCGTGCAGGTGCTGTGGGCGCAATATCCGTTCGACGTCATCAACCGCATCGGCGGCCGCGCGGTGCGCGCCGCCAAGGAGCACAACGAGCTCCTGAAGAACGTGATCGAAAGCGACGCCGCGGGCGCGATGCTGACGATGCGGCAGCACATCGAGACCGGCTGGAACGAGCTGCGCAACAGCCTGCCGGCCCGATCCGAAAATTCCGTCAAATCGAAGAGCTCTGAAAAGGAGACGCTATGAAGGCGATGCTGCTCGTCATGGACATGCTCAATGACCTCGTCCACGAGAACGGCGGCGGGGCCACGACCTACGTTCCGCTGATGAGGGAGCGTGACGTGCTTGGCCGCACCAGGGCGGTGATCGCGAAAGCGCGTGCGGCCGGCGTGCTGATCGGCTATGTCCGCGTCGGCTTCTCGCCCGATTATCGCGAATGCCCGCCCAACTCGCCGATCTTCTCCCGCGCCCGCGGCGCCGGCATGTTCAAGCTCGGCACCTGGGGCACGGAAGTTCATCCCGACCTCAAGCCCGAGGCGAGCGATTTCGACATCGTCAAGCACCGTGTGAGCCCGTTCTACGGCACGTCGCTGGAGCCGATTCTGCGCGCCCATGGCGTCACGGACCTGTTCCTGTCCGGCGTCTCCACCAACGGCGTGGTACACACCGGCGCGCGGGAGGCGCACGACCGCGACTACGCCTGCACGGTGCTCGAGGATTGCTGCGCCGGCGGTACGACCGACGAGCACGACAGCGCCCTGCGCTGCCTCGGCCGCTTCGCCGCGATCAAGAACAGCGCGGATGTAAGCTTCGCTTGAGTCATCCTCTCCCCGCTCCTTGCGGGGAGAGAACTATGCTCCCAGCCAGCGCGGATTGATCGCCTGCTGATAGGTAACGCCGCGCACGGCATCGCTGAACTTCAGCTCGAACTCCATATTGTGCGCGAACTGCTGCTCGGACAGCGTCGGCGGCACCGAAACGGTCATGCGCTGATCCGACACCGTGTGCTTGATCAGCTCGAGACTGGTCTGCTGGAAGAAGCGCTCGCGCAAAACCTGCCCAGCCGCATCGGGATCGTTGCGGATCAACGCCGCCCCCCTGGTCATGCCGCGGACCAGCGCCGCAACCGTGTCGGGATTCTTGTCGAGGAAATCCGGCCTTCCACACAGTACGGTGTAGAGGAAATTCTCGATGCCCGGGACCTCGCCGTGGGAGGGGCGCGCGGCCCAGACGGCAAGGCCGTCCTCCACCGCCTGGTTGTTCGCGGGCGCCGTCGTGTTGAAGCCGTCGATCTGGCCGGATCGCAGCGCCAGATACATCTTGTCGAGCTTGACCACGGTGAGGCTCACGTCCTTCTCCGGATCGAGCCCGCCCAGCGACAGCAGATAACGCCAGATCTTGTCGGTGCCGCTGCCGCGGCCGGAGATCGCCAGCGTCAGGCCCTTCATGCGGGCCATGCGCTCCTTCAGCGGCATCTGCGGTGCAAGACCGATCTTCTCCGCCGTCTTCCGGCTGATCACGGCATCGCTCGCATATTGCGACATCAGCGGGGCGAAGGCGTTGATCTTCTGCCCCTTGGCGACCGCAAGGATCACGTCGCTCATCACGAGGCCGGCGACGTCGACGCTGTCGCCGAGGATGGCCGCCATGCTGTTGGTGCCGCTGCCGGTATCGATCAGGGAGACGTCCAGCCCCTCATCCTTCATGAAACCAGCCGCCGTTGCGGCCAGCAGCGGCAGATAGGCGAATGTGTAGCCGCCGATCGCGATCGTGACCGGCCTGCCGCCCGCACCTTGCGACAGGCTTCGCGTGGCCGAACCGGCCAGCGCGCTTCCGGCGATACCGCCGAGCATCGTCCGACGCGTGATCATGATGTCCTCCCTCTTTTCTTCGTTGTGACGACGTCTCCTCAGCGCCAGCGGAAGATCCAGCTCTCCAGCCGTCCGAGCGCTTCGTTCAGGAGGGTGGTGACGACCATCAGCGCGAACAGCGCGGCGAACACGCCGGCGGTATCGAGCTGGCCCGCCGAATTCTGCGTGAGGTAGCCGATGCCGGCATTCGAGGCCATCATCTCGGCCGCGACCGCGCCGACAAATCCGTATGGCAGGCCGAGCTTCAATCCCGTGAACAGCCACGGCAGCGCGGCCGGGAAGATCACCATGCGCTGGATCGCGAATTTTCCCGCGCCCATGGTCCGCAGCGCATCGACCATTTTCAGGTCGACCTCGCGCACGCCGCGCAAGGTCGAGAAGAACACCAGGAAGAATACGCTGATCGCGGCGAGCACGATCTTCGGCGCGAGCCCGATGCCGAACCACATGATGAAGAGCGGCGCGAGCGCAACCTTGGGCACGCCATAGACCGCGGTGACGAAGGGATCGACGGTGCGATGCAGGATATCGCCCGCCCCGACCAGCAGCGCAAACAGGATGCCCGCCGTCGCACCCAGCACGAATCCGGCGAACGTCTCCTTGAAGGTGATGAAGAGGTGATATTCGAGCAGGCCGCTCGCGGTCCACGCCACCAGCGTCTTGAACACGGCGCTCGGGCTGCTCACCCAGAACGGATCCAGCAGCGTTCCCGATGCGGCTTCCCAGGCGGTCAGCACCGCGACCACGAAGAGTGTGCGGTAGAGCCACACGCGGCTGGATGGGCCAAGCGCCGGTTCGGCCCGCGTCTCGGATAATGCCTGTGTGCTCACGATGGTCGCCTCGCAGGAGGTTCGAGCGCTGCCCAGAGGCGCCGATAGTGCTCTTCAAATGCGGGATGGAAGCGCACTTCGTGCACCTCGCGCGGCCGCGGAATAGCAATCGGCTCATCGAGCCTGATCTGGCAGGGGCGCGCAGAGAAGACCAGGACGCGATCGGCCAGCGTGATCGCTTCGACGATGTCGTGGGTCACGAACACCACTGTCTTGCGCCTTGCCGACCACAGCTCCAAAAGCTCGCCCTGGAGTGCCAGCTTGAGTTGGGCGTCCAGCGGGCCGAACGGCTCGTCCATCAGGAGAACCGGCGGATCATAGATCAGCGTGCGGGCCAGCATCGCGCGCTTGCGCATGCCGCCGGAGAGCTGGCTCGGATGATGCCGCTCAAAGCCCTCGAGGCCGACCTGCACGATCACGTCGTGCACGCGCGCGGCGATCTCGGCGCGGTCGACGTTGCGAAGCTCCAGGGGGACTGCGATGTTTTGCTCCACGGTCCGCCACGGCAGCAGGCTGTCATGCTGGGTGAGGTAGCCGATCCCGGTGTTGACCGCCGCAACCGGCGCGCCCTGGCACAGGACCGTACCTGCGGTCGGCTGATCGAGGCCGGCGAGCAGGTTCAGCACCGTCGACTTGCCCGAGCCGCTCGGGCCGACGATGGCGAGGAATTCGCCGTTCTGAAGCGAGAAGTCCAATCCGCGGAGGACGTCGACCCGGCCATTGCGCGAGCTGAAGGTCTTGCTGACGCCGCGCAGCTCGACCGCGGGCACGCGTTGCGTATCGCAACCTTGCGCAGGGACAACAGACAGGTGCGCCGATCTCATCGTCTTGCCTCCCCTGCACGTCTCATGTTTCCGTTCCGCCCCGGATCGCGCCCTCAGACCTCTGCGGCTGCGCGCATCGCGAGCGCGCCGTTGGGGCCGCCGGCCCACAGGTCAAGCGCGCTCGCATCGCCCTTCCCTTCCAGCTTAAACGCCGAACTCACGAACAGCGGCGAGACGCCCCTGAACTCGAAGGACTTGAGCGGCTTGCCGGCGTGCCTTTCCGCAAAGCCTTGCAGCAGCGTCGCCGTCAGGGGTCCGTGCACAACGAGATCGGGATAGTTTTCTTCCGCCCGCGCGTAGGCCTGATCGTAGTGGATGCGATGCCCGTTCGACGTCAGCGACGAATAGCGGAACAGAAGCACGGTATCGGGCCGAAACTCTTCCGACCATGCTCCATCCTGCGGAGCGGGAGTGGCCGCCGGTGCTGGCGCCCCCGGTGCTGCCGCCTCACGATAGACGATGTCCTGCTGCTCGGTGATACACAGCGCGCCGTCGCAGCCAATGCTGTGGCTGACAGTCACGAAGACCAGCTTTCCCGCACGGCCGGACTTGGCCTCGACCTTCACGATGGTGCTCTCGCGCTCAGCTTCCCTGCCGATGATCAATGGCTTGTGGTAGGTGAGCCGGCCGCCGGCCCACATACGGCGCGGCAGCGACACCGGCGGCAGGAATCCACCGCGCCTGGGATGCCCGTCCGTCCCCAGCTGCTGTCGCGGCACGACGCGGTTGAAGAAGATCCAGTGCCATCCCGGCGGCAATGGAGCGCCGGCCGCGCGGTTTCCTTCAAGACCGAGCGTGGCGCCAAGCGCTGCGGCGCGATCCGGCGCGATCAGCTCGTGGATCGTCTCCTTGCGGCCAACCCAGGCCTGCCAGTCTTCCTCGCCCGATACGGTGCTCTCGCTCATGACGGCAAACTCCACTTCAATCGGTCAGTAAATCACCCGCTGGTCGATCAGGCTTTGGCGTTCCTCGCCGCTGAGGCCGAGCAGCTCGCCGAACACATAGTCCTCGTCTTCGCCGAGACGCGGCGTGCCGCGCGTCATGCCGACGTCGGATCTGGAAAAACGGATCGGCGCCTTCAGTGCGGCGCGGCTGCGGCCCGTCGTATCCTCGACATCGACGATGGTTCCGCGCTCGCGCAGATGCTCGTCGTGCGCGATGTCTTCCATGTCGCAGGACACGTGCGCCGCGATCCCGGCGGCCTGGAGCGATCGCTCGGCTTCGCCGGCCTCGCGCGTCATCGTCCAGTGCTCGATTTCGCCATGTAGCGGCCGCCGGTGCTTGTGCCGGCTCTCCGCGGTCTGGAAACGCGGATCGGTCAGCAGATGCGATGCATCGATCAACTTCACCAGGCATCGCCATTCCGCCTCGGTGCGGACCGCGATGGTCAGCCAGCGATCCTCCTCACGGGTGCGGAACACGCCGTGCGGCGCCATGCGCAGATGATCATTGCCGATCCGTGTGGGAACGCCTCCGGCGGCGGCGAACAGCAGCGCCTCGCCAGCCAGCGAGCAGGCAACCTCGCGCGCGCTGACGTCGACATGTCCGCCACGCCCGGTGCGGCGAAGGCGATACACCGCAGCCACTGCGGCCATCGCCGCGTTCATGCCGACGCTGTGATCCATCACATGGCGCATCTCGACCGGCGGTCCGTCCTCATAGCCGGTGAGATAGCCGAGCGCACCCCAGGCACCGAACAGCGGCGCGTAGCCGGCGAAATGCGAATCCGGCCCGCTCTGGCCCGACGACGACACGGACACCATCACCACGGACGGCTTCAGCGCGGCCAACGCGGCATAGCCGAGGCCGAGCCGCTCCATCACGCCAGGCCGAAAGCTCTCGCAGACGAGATCGCTCACGCCAACGAGCTTCCTGGCCAGCGCGATGCCCTTGGCGTCCTTCAGATTGATGCGGATCGAGAGCTTGTTCGATGCGACCTGATCGAAGCTCGCGGGCCCCATCCGGCCATAGACCGGGTGCGGCTTGCGAAAGATGTCCGGGCGCGCCGCGCTCTCGACCTTGATGCACTCCGCGCCGAGCTGCGACAGGATGTGCGTGCAGAACGGCCCCGCGGCGTGGAGCGTGAAATCGGCGATGCGGAGTCCGGCGAGCGGCTTCATGAGGCCTCCGCAGCGACGAGCGGCTGATTGCGGGTGCGGCTGGCTGTCAGCAGGTGCTGATGTTCGCCGAGCCGCGGCGGCCCGGCTTTCAGGCGTAGTGCCGCACCATCGACATGGAACGGCGCCGACAACAGCGGCAAGGAGCCGCCGCCCGGGATCTCGACCGGCTGAAACAGCTCCCGCGCGCGCTCATGGGCATCGGACAGGACCTCCGCGGGACTTGCATATTTCGCCATGGGGACACCGAGCGCCTGGGCTCGCGCGACGACGTCTGCCGTCTGCTGTTCGAGCGCCCAGGCGCGAATGGCGCGGTTGATCTCGGCGCCGCGGCGGCTGCGCTCCAGCGAGTCCGCGAGGACAGGGTCGAGCATCCATCCGGGGCGTCCCATCAGCTCGATCAGGCCCTGCCACTGCCGCTCCTCGAGCGTCAGCAGCTCGACATAGCCGTCGGCACATTGGAGCACGCCGCCATATTTGAACGACCGCGTGCGGCGATGCTCCAGCGAGCCGTCGCCGAAACGCTGGAGCGCGAACGCGCCCACGGCGAGCGCGGCATCCTGCACCGAGACGTCGACGCTTTCGGCATCACCTTGCTGGCGTCCGATCAACGCAGACAGTGCGCCGAGCGCGGCCACCACGCCGCCCTGGTATTCGGCGAAATGGCCGTAGACCTTCAGCGGCGGACGATCGGGAAAGAGTTCGGCAGCAAGGCCGTTTGGCAAGAGGAAGCCTTCGCCCGATGCGTGGATCAGGTTGATCTCCTCGGCCTGCCAGCCGGCCTTCGGCCCAACCGCGCCGAACGGCAGCACCGAGACATCGATCAGCTTCGGGTAACGCGCCCTGACTGTCTGCTCGTCGACTTCCAGGCGCGCGCATTCGTCGGCCCGCAGATCATGGATGAAGACATCGGCCGCCGCTAGCAGGGTAGACAGCCCGGCTCGCCCGGCCGGGCTTTCGAAATCGCAAGTAACACTCTTCTTCCCCGCGGCCAGGAAGGCGAACAGAGCACTGGCTTCGGCCGCCGGCGGAAGAAACGGCGGCTCGCGGCGCAGCGGATTGCCATCCGGCGGCTCGAGAAGAACCGTCTCGGCGCCGAGGGTGGAGAGCAGCCGGCCGGCGTAGGCCGCCGCAACCCCGCGCGAGATCTCGACGACGGTCACTCCCGCCAACAGCGGCGCTACGGCCCCGTCCATCATGGCAACGCTTCCCCGTCTTGTCATTGGCCGGCTCTTTCCGAAGGCATGACGCGAAGTCGCATCATGCTTTCGGGGCCGTTGTTCGCGTCCGCTCTAGCGGATCGTCGGCAGTTCAAGGTCGAGCTGGCCGCCATCGAAGAACACGCGGTTCTCCACGTTGCGCGACGGCAGCATCACGGTGGCGAGGCCCGGCGTGGTCAATTCACCGCGCTGATTCTCGCCCCAGATCTCGAGATCGACCAGCGCAAAGCCGTCCTTGACGTATTTCCTGCTGACCTTGCCCTTGCACCAGGTGGAATCGCCCATGGTGTTGAAGCGCCGCATCTCGGTGCGCACGCGCTTCAGAAACGCCGCGTCGCCCATCCAGTTCGTGACGAGGCTCGCGAGCCAGGAGGAGCGCTGCGGGCCGTAATCATAGGTACCGGGAACGCCGACCTCCTTGGCGACCGACTCGCGATGGTGCCCGATGCCGGTATATTCGATGCCGCCGCCCGCTTCCGGATTGCGGAAGAAATGGCCGGGATGCTTGACCGCGGACTTCAGCACGATGCCGTGGGTGTGACCGCGGCCGCAGCCGACCAGGAAACCCATCGTGTCCATCAGCGAGAGCGGGCCCCGCACGATCGGCGGCAACTCGTCGCCCACATTGACGTCCTCGAAGTAGCGTACTGCGGTGCCGCGCATCCGCTCGTCCTCCTTCAGGATCGCCTCGTCGAGCGCGGCGAATTCGTCGGCGGTGTACTCATAGGGCTTGACGTCCTTGTACTTGCCGGCATCGCGCGCGGCCTTGCGCTCGTGACGCGTGCAGGTGCCGAGCGCGCGGGCAACGACGTCGCCGCGCTGATTGGAATAGGTCGCCTCGACATATTGCAGCACGAGGCGGCCGGAGAATTTGCTTTCCTTCTCCTCGATACCGACCACGCGCTCGATCGCGGTGATACGGTCGCCCGGACGGATGTGGCGGAACAATTCCCAATCGTTGCCGGCGTAGAAACCGTGCACGCCCGGAAGGCCCCAGCGCGTGCGGCCGATCCAGCCGAACGCCATCGGAAACATGGGATGAGCGACATTGGCGCCGTAGCGGCTCTGGCGGCCGTGCTCGGCATCGCGATAGAGCGGGTTGAGATCGCCGATGCCGTTGCAGAAATTTCGGATGGTGTCTTCGGTGGCGTCCTGGAGATACGGCCCTTCGGGACGAAGCTG includes the following:
- a CDS encoding cysteine hydrolase family protein; amino-acid sequence: MKAMLLVMDMLNDLVHENGGGATTYVPLMRERDVLGRTRAVIAKARAAGVLIGYVRVGFSPDYRECPPNSPIFSRARGAGMFKLGTWGTEVHPDLKPEASDFDIVKHRVSPFYGTSLEPILRAHGVTDLFLSGVSTNGVVHTGAREAHDRDYACTVLEDCCAGGTTDEHDSALRCLGRFAAIKNSADVSFA
- a CDS encoding ABC transporter ATP-binding protein codes for the protein MRSAHLSVVPAQGCDTQRVPAVELRGVSKTFSSRNGRVDVLRGLDFSLQNGEFLAIVGPSGSGKSTVLNLLAGLDQPTAGTVLCQGAPVAAVNTGIGYLTQHDSLLPWRTVEQNIAVPLELRNVDRAEIAARVHDVIVQVGLEGFERHHPSQLSGGMRKRAMLARTLIYDPPVLLMDEPFGPLDAQLKLALQGELLELWSARRKTVVFVTHDIVEAITLADRVLVFSARPCQIRLDEPIAIPRPREVHEVRFHPAFEEHYRRLWAALEPPARRPS
- a CDS encoding CaiB/BaiF CoA-transferase family protein, whose translation is MMDGAVAPLLAGVTVVEISRGVAAAYAGRLLSTLGAETVLLEPPDGNPLRREPPFLPPAAEASALFAFLAAGKKSVTCDFESPAGRAGLSTLLAAADVFIHDLRADECARLEVDEQTVRARYPKLIDVSVLPFGAVGPKAGWQAEEINLIHASGEGFLLPNGLAAELFPDRPPLKVYGHFAEYQGGVVAALGALSALIGRQQGDAESVDVSVQDAALAVGAFALQRFGDGSLEHRRTRSFKYGGVLQCADGYVELLTLEERQWQGLIELMGRPGWMLDPVLADSLERSRRGAEINRAIRAWALEQQTADVVARAQALGVPMAKYASPAEVLSDAHERARELFQPVEIPGGGSLPLLSAPFHVDGAALRLKAGPPRLGEHQHLLTASRTRNQPLVAAEAS
- a CDS encoding MaoC family dehydratase N-terminal domain-containing protein translates to MSESTVSGEEDWQAWVGRKETIHELIAPDRAAALGATLGLEGNRAAGAPLPPGWHWIFFNRVVPRQQLGTDGHPRRGGFLPPVSLPRRMWAGGRLTYHKPLIIGREAERESTIVKVEAKSGRAGKLVFVTVSHSIGCDGALCITEQQDIVYREAAAPGAPAPAATPAPQDGAWSEEFRPDTVLLFRYSSLTSNGHRIHYDQAYARAEENYPDLVVHGPLTATLLQGFAERHAGKPLKSFEFRGVSPLFVSSAFKLEGKGDASALDLWAGGPNGALAMRAAAEV
- a CDS encoding MaoC family dehydratase N-terminal domain-containing protein, translating into MSDVMEKEVGHAPAEGKITDEAIAQARSMIGLQLRPEGPYLQDATEDTIRNFCNGIGDLNPLYRDAEHGRQSRYGANVAHPMFPMAFGWIGRTRWGLPGVHGFYAGNDWELFRHIRPGDRITAIERVVGIEEKESKFSGRLVLQYVEATYSNQRGDVVARALGTCTRHERKAARDAGKYKDVKPYEYTADEFAALDEAILKEDERMRGTAVRYFEDVNVGDELPPIVRGPLSLMDTMGFLVGCGRGHTHGIVLKSAVKHPGHFFRNPEAGGGIEYTGIGHHRESVAKEVGVPGTYDYGPQRSSWLASLVTNWMGDAAFLKRVRTEMRRFNTMGDSTWCKGKVSRKYVKDGFALVDLEIWGENQRGELTTPGLATVMLPSRNVENRVFFDGGQLDLELPTIR
- a CDS encoding ABC transporter permease, producing the protein MSTQALSETRAEPALGPSSRVWLYRTLFVVAVLTAWEAASGTLLDPFWVSSPSAVFKTLVAWTASGLLEYHLFITFKETFAGFVLGATAGILFALLVGAGDILHRTVDPFVTAVYGVPKVALAPLFIMWFGIGLAPKIVLAAISVFFLVFFSTLRGVREVDLKMVDALRTMGAGKFAIQRMVIFPAALPWLFTGLKLGLPYGFVGAVAAEMMASNAGIGYLTQNSAGQLDTAGVFAALFALMVVTTLLNEALGRLESWIFRWR
- a CDS encoding CaiB/BaiF CoA-transferase family protein; protein product: MKPLAGLRIADFTLHAAGPFCTHILSQLGAECIKVESAARPDIFRKPHPVYGRMGPASFDQVASNKLSIRINLKDAKGIALARKLVGVSDLVCESFRPGVMERLGLGYAALAALKPSVVMVSVSSSGQSGPDSHFAGYAPLFGAWGALGYLTGYEDGPPVEMRHVMDHSVGMNAAMAAVAAVYRLRRTGRGGHVDVSAREVACSLAGEALLFAAAGGVPTRIGNDHLRMAPHGVFRTREEDRWLTIAVRTEAEWRCLVKLIDASHLLTDPRFQTAESRHKHRRPLHGEIEHWTMTREAGEAERSLQAAGIAAHVSCDMEDIAHDEHLRERGTIVDVEDTTGRSRAALKAPIRFSRSDVGMTRGTPRLGEDEDYVFGELLGLSGEERQSLIDQRVIY
- a CDS encoding ABC transporter substrate-binding protein — its product is MKRRDFLKLSGAAALASAYPGSSLLADEIGVDAAAKTITIGGFTPVTGPVPFYAILTHAADAYFKSVNEAGGIKGWKINYVTLDDGYDPARSVAAVRRLVEDNHIFGLVAAVGTATNVAVIPFAKESGLAMIGPIGGASAFFAEPNIFPLLPDYGWSAASNAEFAVNDLKLKKIALLWENDELGRSAKRGFDLFMEANKLTPAESVPFEVKTTDFTPHIRRVANSEAQAAILFGSNANLAAALKAADRQGVKLTWFAPFFTADPATYKLTGDLLNGVYFSSWLLPVDSAEPEIKAYREAVTKYYPNDPVGVFGLNGWSNAALFGAIFGALVDSGKPITRANLIEAGNTLNNASVGGARKVTFTGADHRGTRQEAILQAQGSFVMVRDFKPYPAVAFDAKPA
- a CDS encoding GntR family transcriptional regulator, translated to MEYRTKEEQVADFLREGILSGRLPRGARLKQTEIAQELKISITPVREALKLLEAEGYLSSDSYRGATVAPFDVEASTEILRLRITLETQLVESAVRNITAEEIAELRELARQFEQAALADDSTAARGINYRFHRRMYDFARLPKTLHFVQVLWAQYPFDVINRIGGRAVRAAKEHNELLKNVIESDAAGAMLTMRQHIETGWNELRNSLPARSENSVKSKSSEKETL
- a CDS encoding ABC transporter substrate-binding protein, with protein sequence MITRRTMLGGIAGSALAGSATRSLSQGAGGRPVTIAIGGYTFAYLPLLAATAAGFMKDEGLDVSLIDTGSGTNSMAAILGDSVDVAGLVMSDVILAVAKGQKINAFAPLMSQYASDAVISRKTAEKIGLAPQMPLKERMARMKGLTLAISGRGSGTDKIWRYLLSLGGLDPEKDVSLTVVKLDKMYLALRSGQIDGFNTTAPANNQAVEDGLAVWAARPSHGEVPGIENFLYTVLCGRPDFLDKNPDTVAALVRGMTRGAALIRNDPDAAGQVLRERFFQQTSLELIKHTVSDQRMTVSVPPTLSEQQFAHNMEFELKFSDAVRGVTYQQAINPRWLGA
- a CDS encoding CoA ester lyase, whose translation is MSSLLSRSFLFVPANRPERFDKAVASGAHQVILDLEDAVAPADKAAARRSVMEWSGRADAIVRVNGADSTFFAADMEMIRSAGVTRLMLPKSEPAALNRLVGSLDGPCRIIALIETVKGYAELRSIGKSGLVAQLAFGNLDFGIDSGVTETAQELDPVRLQIVLESRLAGLAPPIDGVTTSWADPVAFGAAVGRARALGFGAKLCIHPAQVKLVNEAFLPTTDELDWARRVMAAAEGGGGAAVALDGKMIDAPVIRRAEQILGSIGAT